From the genome of Dermochelys coriacea isolate rDerCor1 chromosome 1, rDerCor1.pri.v4, whole genome shotgun sequence:
CTCTTAGGATCCTATTTTCTCTACCATGTGTGATGTGATTCTTATTAGCATTTATGAAAGTTAGGCACTGCACATCCAGGTGAGAACAGACTGCAGTGATTCAGACAAAAATTCTCTGCATGAAAAACTGATTTCAAGAGAAAGGAAACTTGCTAGGCTTTTACCGTATGTAGTTGTATACACAAAATGTTCCTTATTATAGCTTAGCATTTACAGTACCACAATTGAAAACAGTATTATAGCTTAGGATTATGTTCAGATTTCCATTATAACCGTGAGTTTTCACATGCTCTTAACTTGCTGAAAAACTCtccttttcagctgaaattttccatgcttagtCTCAGCTCAAAGATGAATTTTTTTAGCCAGTTGAGCAAACTATCTTATCCTATTTTTGAGCTATGCAAAGATGGAAAAACATACTGTACTTTTTCAGCATTTCCAGTCTTTTAAAGACATACATAACTCAAAAACAGCTGAATTTTATATGTTGAAGTTCTCTCAGTGGCTAGTCCTCACCAAGGactaatgtaaaaataaaataaccctaAGCATAAATAATTGAAACAATGAAATTATAGTTGATAGAAAATGCAACTTTGCGCATCTGCAGTAAAAAATTGTCACTAAGAACAATACTATTTACGGGACTATGGAATGCTATGAATATGTAATGGCAATCTTTACAAGGTATGAAAAATTCTGTACTGCTATTGCACTGTGGATTACCACAGTTGCACACACTTTCAACTTTGCAACTGTGGAAGAACACATTAAATGCATTAgtgttttaatctttttttccttaaTTAACAGAGAAACTGAATACAAAAACTTCAGGTTACAATTTAAAACATTCCAAAGTCAAAAATGCCAAACATTACATTTGACAGAGCAAGCTTAAGTGATCTTCACTCCTAATAGCGAGTCTTCATTCTTCATATTCACGCCTTactcagcaaaactcccactgactgaaTAAGGAGCATAGAATTGGCCCCACAGAATACACTGCATTACTGTTATGCAGTTAAATATATACTTTAATATGCAATATGAGAAATGTGTGTAAGTTAAGGTTACTATGAGATCcttaattttttgtatttttttgtcttttgagtgcttgaaAATGTAGGGCCAAAGTCAGTGCTTGTTTACCTtgattgaattcagtggaattgtGCACATTTCCGAAAGGGTTTAATTTTGGTCCagatacagaaaaatatttaagcatgtaCTGTAGTCCACCCCAACTTAGGATAACATTTAAGCAGATGACTACCTCTGATCCTGTGCTtacatccattgatttcaatggaatataTGTATGCACTTTAAATTAAGTACACACTTAAGTGCTATTCTGAATAGGAATGCTTTCATGAATTGAAGTCTTTGCTCATAATTTTCACTGTGACATCAATGTAAGTTTTTAGCCCTACGTTACTGCAGTTTTACAGTGGTGTAATGCCTTCCAAATTTGTTGGGACAGAGTTACATTAGTGTAAAATTGGAATACAGCGTGGTGATTTGACTTTCATTGTCTATCATTTCACTATTTATTCTATTGTTAATATTATGACACTGAGTAGggtttttataaaagaaaaccctttcacacacaaaaatgcaacATGCTGTCTTCTGCTGTATTTTGTACTTAGTTGTTTGGTGCATTGGCTTAATATTTTGGCTAATGTTTTTGTTCAGCGGCATACTGAAATGAACACTAACGGAACACAGTGCATAGATTTAAGTATTATTCATAGGTCATATTAGTGACTACAAAATCTGAGCAACAAGATCTGACAGTGGGTAACATTCTTTTCACACTCCTAATTATGTTAATTAGCTCTGAAAAGATACTCCCAAGTTCAAGTATTCAAAAGTGCTCTGCTCAGAGCAGCTACCAGGTGTTCTGCATCATAGGCACTTGGGGAGGGCTTTGGTTTTTATTCTGGGCACTTTTTGAAACACCAACGAGCATAATTCGAAGTGGTGAACAGAAGTTTAGCCAAGCAATTCCCATTGGATTTGATGGCAATCACATAGCTAAAGCccaacaaaatattctgaaaatttaGGAGTCCTGAAAGATTTTATCATGGGACCCAGTCCTAGCAGATgacttaaagtcaatgggagttttgcctgaataagtgTGTTTTAGTTTATCTGCAGTACCTAATGCAATGTATATCTGTTTTCATCTTGGATAATAATCtcaaatgacatttttaatggaaaatatatcatgaTAACAATTCTCATTTCCCTAACCTTCTCCCTTTTTTATTCCAACATTCTCTGCAATGTGTCATGGACCCTTTCcaaattacagaaagaaaaactttCTGCAAAAGATGCAGGTGACcgcttttctatttctttttagcATAAAATACAGAAATCCTCAATTCTAAATGCAAGAAAACCGTACAATGCACGAATTAAACACTTTTTCACagaggactttaaaaaaatgcatttcagatCTTACATTATTTTCACCTAACATTCTATAaggaagattttatttaaaattttatattctACTTTAAGGACATACTCTATATCAACAAggctttaaaaaaccccaacaacccatACCTATGAAACTATATTTAATTTCTGTATCGTCACAGGGAACAGTAGCAAAGATACATCCTAACTATAGAGAGCATAGATAAATACCAGACTGCTAACTCATGCTGCCACTGTTGGCTGAACTCAACCAACAGAAAATGTTATAAGGTCAAAAACCTTAGTTCCTGTACCACTGATCAACTggaaaatctcttttaaaaaatcaggcttATGAATGGAAAAGCTCAATTATAATAATTGTTTATGTTGTTTATGTTTTATATCAAAAGAGTAATAAAATACAGTTGCATTTTCAGTCCGATGTAACATTATACCTCTTCTATAGACTGATTCAaagtccatggaagtcaatgagaatctttccattgcctacaacaggatttgaatcaggtCCATAATAAAAGAGTGTGAGTATACTGACTTGTGTTATTACTAAAACTCAAGCAACATTTGTTTAatgtaaagaacaaaaaaaagtgaaaatgttgCCTGTAGGTTTTCTGCCCACATTCAGCATCACTGTTCAGTGCTGACAGACTCTGTCAGCTAAATCATTTTGGTGAGTTTAACTTTCTTTAACTTCTTTGGGAGGCTGAAGGGGATTAAGCGTGATTCTTTTAACAGAACATGGGCAGTTAAGTTAAGTAAAATTATCAGCACCTCTGAAGACCAAAGAAGGAGGTTTTCAAATTTTGTAACTAAAATGGGGGAAGAGAGTATTCCCTCATCTGAACAAACACAGATTACCCAGAGCTGCTCTGCCCTGGAGGTtttgaaaatcagcatttttaaaaaaatgtatgctgACAGGAGTGCTACTGCAGTGCATAACATATTCTGAGAGTTTACAGTGCTTTAAAGTCCTTGTGAAAGATAGATTTTTGAGTGGAGAGTTTTCTAAATGTTTCTTCAGTGTCTCATTTCAAGTCTATTGAGGATTTTTCAAGTAATTACCTAGATAGCAGATGCCTTGTAAGTGCCTGTTTAAAACGAGGTGTCTTGTTAGTATGACACCTTACAGACACCCAAAAGTCAGGACATGGTTTGGGGAACATCACATTCACCTTAGATAAGGCTAATGCAACAGCAAGGAAATTACTTGGTCCTAAACTTGCTACTGACAAAATCTTCTTTGCAAAGACAAATTTAAATGTTCCTTGCCTGCTGCTCATTCAAAGATTCATACTTTGTGGACCCCTAATAAATTCAGACAAATCACCATATATTGAAGAATACAATGCCTACACTAACATGAAGTTGATTGCTAAACCCTAGAAAGTTGGTGCAGTGAAAGCTAAGCACTAAGAAGCTGCTTTGCAAACCCGTAAATTTAACTCCTGGTTGCTCCAGTGCAACTCTGATTAAACAAAAGGTTTCTTTGGCTGTAGCACTACTttgatcctccctcccccatttcctATCTACTGCAGGATTGGCACCTGGCCAGCACGAGTGACACAGTACCTTAGTGCCATCTACAGGCTATATTGACATTCTAATTTAGTGGCAAAAGAGAAGCATCGATGAAATAAATTAGACAGCGCTGCATTTAAATCTTTATTAGCAAGGAATTATTAGACCTAAGAAAAACTAATGCTGGATTTGGTTGAAATATGAGTTTATCACCTTCCTAATCCCTCTTCATATTGTATATTTCACAGTTTAAAAGGAGTTACGACAGATCACTTATGCATAACTAAGATGAGAAAATATGTACAATGGgctgatttttttctgcataattaAGTTGTATTTAGAGCAAATGCATTCGTTTTGAAAGTATACtttggccatttttgaaaatatgctaAAAACTTTCTATTAGACCCCCTACTTTACTCTAtaacaacaaaataattaaaaatcaaaacagaggAAGACTTCCTTATGGCTTAGTTATATCCTACCAACAAACCATATGCTTCACAGATGAAGTTCCTTGGAAATTCTGCTATCTTTGTAAGTGAAAAAATAAGAACCCCTTTAACAACAGTAACTTAACAATATTCCAAATTAGTTTGAAATATAAAAGACACTCAAACCAGTCTCACTTgaaatttaaaagtgaatttacATATCCCCAAAGTAACACATTAATCCTGAAACAGTCAAATTTTCTCTTTGAGTGGAATCTGGCATATTAGAAAACACAGTTTTTCTTCTTCAGTAACCTTTACACTGGGACACTCTTGGGAAAACAATTTGGCTTTTAacaatttatttccatttttgatCTGTTGTTTACGCACACACacatgtaagtgtgtgtgtgtgtttgcatgtgtgtgtatatgtgcacGTTCTTTTTAATAATCAGTGACTCTTAAAACTGTGAAATATCAGAGGCATTTTACAAGTCCCCAGACAGATGGTAAAGtggtcttttttctctctctccatattaTAACCAAGCTAAAAGTAGACCTAAACAAAAGACAAACTGGCACTTTAATACTGGTTGATTGGGCACTTGTATGCAGTACTTATAGACCAGTAAAAGTGCTCATTTACCTGTCTGGTGTGTAAGGGGCCCTTTGTCTTGAAGCCTCCTTGGGAACTGCACTCTGAGGCACTGAAGTGATCTGAACTAGTGGAAGAGCGTTTGGAAAGGGTGTCACAACCACCAACAAAGGTATTGTCCAATGGAAGTTCCTGAATCACATGATGCTTTTTCACTGATAGTGGAGTGTCAGGTTTAAGATGAAAAGCAGACTGTGGAGAGGCAGATTTGTAATGCTTAGCAAGATCAGGACTGTTAGGCTTAAAGGTTGTTGGTGGTGCTGTGCCCCAGTCAAATCTTCCTATACTTTGCTCCTCCAGCTCAGCTGGAAGGCTTATTGTCCCGTTGATAGGTTCATGAACAGCATCATCAGGTTTCGACTCCTCAATGGTAACAAAgttcaaaagagaacttttaGGAgacttccttttcttccttttctttttcttgttctgtttgttcTCCTGATTGGGAGACATCCATTCAGCACCTTGCTTGCTCCTTTGTGCCGCTTTGAACCTAGAGGCATGTCGACAGCGAACCAGAACCGTAACAAATATCACCACTATCACAACCATAGCACCTGCCACTATAGCAATCATGATAGTAAGATAGTCCTCATTTTGATAGGGTTGGCTACTGTCCCCTATATTCCTGTCCAAGGGTGTTTCCATAGTCCTACGTATCAAGTCATAAATATaagaggcatttccagcagtGTCATTTACATACAAAAATACAAGCACAAGAGTATGCAAGGATTTAGGATAACCCAAGTCACTTATGTTGACCACTAAACGATGCAGCCCCACGTCAGTAGGAGCTGGTTTTTCTTCCAAAGTAATATTACCTGTCACTGGATCAATACGAAATAAACCTTTGTTATTTCCACTTACAATTGTATATTTAAGTTCAGCATTCATTCCAGTGTCTATATCCACAGCAAATACTTCTGCTACAACAGAGCCTGGGATTGCTGAGAGTGGCACCAACTTAAAAGAAGTATTAGAAGGTGGGTATATGACAACTGGGCTGTTATCATTAACATCCATGACATTTATTGTTACTTTTGCTGTCGAAGAGCGAGGAGGTTGTCCTCCATCAATGGCCTTGACATCAAAGGTGTACGAACTCTGCTGTTCTCGATCAAAAGAAACATTGGACTTTATAACTCCAGAGTAAGGATCCAGCACAAAGTTCTCATTATCATTCAGGATGGAAAGGGTCACTGCTTTATTTTCCCCTGCATCTGCATCGGTCACTGTGATCACTCCCACAGTACTATACTTTGGTAAGTTCTCAGATACAAAAAACTGAAAGTGATTATGAGTAAATTTAGGACTATTGTCATTTTCATCCAGCACAGTAACAATTACAGCCGCTTGACTCTGCAGAGGAGGGGTGCCGTTGTCCCTTGCTGTTACAGTGAAAATGAAACGTTCTTGCTCTTCTCTATCAAAAACTCTGGAGGCTGTCAAAACTCCCGTCTTTCGATCCAGATCGAAAAAGGAGGCATTAGGGCCAAGCTGATAAACAATGTCTGCATTTTTCCCACTGTCTTCATCTGTGGCACTAATAGTTGTTAAGTATAGACCACGACGGTTGTTTTCAGAAACTGACAGCTCAATTACAGGCTGGCTGAAAATTGGAGGGTTGTCATTTTCATCCTCCAGTTTAACTCTTACCAGGGCAGTCTGGTTCAAACTGGGCTTGCCAGAATCAGAGGCAACAATTTTAAAGCTGAATTCTTTGGTGCCCTCATAGTCCAACAAGGAAGAGGTCTCTAACAAATACTGGTTGTCATAAACTGCCTTCAAGTGAAATGGGACCTCTCTCTCAATGAAACAGATCACTTTGCCATTCACATCAGTGTCCTTATCTGAAACTGTAATTAGGGCAATCTTTGTATTGACAGGATCTTTCTCAGATAAGTATACTGTGCCATTGATGGGACTTATAATGTACCTGAGGTCTATGTTAGGAGGGTTATCATTTACATCAGTGACATTGATAGTAACAGTTGCCCGAGCAGGAGTAGAGCTACCGTCACTGGCCAGAACTGTCACTTTGTGAATAGCAGTCTCTTCTCGATCTAAGGACCTCTGAACTGTAATCAGCCCTGTTGTGTTATTTAAAGCAAAGAGCCTTTTGGTTGCAGGGGCAACTTGAGCACCAAAAATATATCTGATTTCTGCATTGCTTCCTACATCTGCATCTGTAGCATGAAGCTGAATTACAGAGGTGCCAACTGGGGCATTCTCTGGTATGTGAACCTCCACCTGACTCTCTTTAAAAACTGGCCTGTTATCATTGACATCACTTACTGTGACTTGCAGTATGGCTGTGCTGGATTTCTGAGGGGTTCCTCCATCCTCTACTTTGATTTTCATCACATAGGTGTCCTTCTGCTCTCTATCCAAATTTTGCTGTACAATCAGTTGAGGCCATTTCTCTCCTTCCGGAGTTTCAACAATATCCAGTCCGAAGACATTCTGCCCATTTAACAATTCATAGTGCTGTACACCATTGAAACCAGTGTCAGGATCAGTTGCTGATGGAATTGGAAAGCGACTATTGATCAATGTGTTTTCAGGTATGGAAATAttgatgacaggggatggaaaCATAGGTGCATTGTCATTGGTatcttttacaattatttttattttgatcagCCTAAAAAAGTCATTGGGGAGAATCACCACTTCAAGTTCAAAAAAACACTCATTTTCTTCAGCATAGGAGGCTCCAGCACAGAGTTTTTCTCTGTCTATTCTATTAGAGGTGGTGAAGATTTCCCCGGTGGTGCTGGACACTTTGACCAAAGGGGCATCCCCTGCTTTAGAAACCAGTCTGTAGACAAGGCTGGTGCTGGTCCCTGTGGCAGCATTGATGTGAGAAATGTTCAGATCCTTTGGTATGTTTCCTATGGGTACATTTTCAGGCAGCTCCTCTCTAATAGTGTAAATAAGTTCTTGAGCTATAGCTGAATCCAGCCTTAAACAGGCAATCAGAGCAGCCAACAGGTAAAAATCCCTCAGGTCCAT
Proteins encoded in this window:
- the PCDH9 gene encoding protocadherin-9 isoform X4 — encoded protein: MDLRDFYLLAALIACLRLDSAIAQELIYTIREELPENVPIGNIPKDLNISHINAATGTSTSLVYRLVSKAGDAPLVKVSSTTGEIFTTSNRIDREKLCAGASYAEENECFFELEVVILPNDFFRLIKIKIIVKDTNDNAPMFPSPVINISIPENTLINSRFPIPSATDPDTGFNGVQHYELLNGQNVFGLDIVETPEGEKWPQLIVQQNLDREQKDTYVMKIKVEDGGTPQKSSTAILQVTVSDVNDNRPVFKESQVEVHIPENAPVGTSVIQLHATDADVGSNAEIRYIFGAQVAPATKRLFALNNTTGLITVQRSLDREETAIHKVTVLASDGSSTPARATVTINVTDVNDNPPNIDLRYIISPINGTVYLSEKDPVNTKIALITVSDKDTDVNGKVICFIEREVPFHLKAVYDNQYLLETSSLLDYEGTKEFSFKIVASDSGKPSLNQTALVRVKLEDENDNPPIFSQPVIELSVSENNRRGLYLTTISATDEDSGKNADIVYQLGPNASFFDLDRKTGVLTASRVFDREEQERFIFTVTARDNGTPPLQSQAAVIVTVLDENDNSPKFTHNHFQFFVSENLPKYSTVGVITVTDADAGENKAVTLSILNDNENFVLDPYSGVIKSNVSFDREQQSSYTFDVKAIDGGQPPRSSTAKVTINVMDVNDNSPVVIYPPSNTSFKLVPLSAIPGSVVAEVFAVDIDTGMNAELKYTIVSGNNKGLFRIDPVTGNITLEEKPAPTDVGLHRLVVNISDLGYPKSLHTLVLVFLYVNDTAGNASYIYDLIRRTMETPLDRNIGDSSQPYQNEDYLTIMIAIVAGAMVVIVVIFVTVLVRCRHASRFKAAQRSKQGAEWMSPNQENKQNKKKKRKKRKSPKSSLLNFVTIEESKPDDAVHEPINGTISLPAELEEQSIGRFDWGTAPPTTFKPNSPDLAKHYKSASPQSAFHLKPDTPLSVKKHHVIQELPLDNTFVGGCDTLSKRSSTSSDHFSASECSSQGGFKTKGPLHTRQPQDEFYDQASPDKRTEADGNSDPNSDGPLGPRGLAEATEMCTQECLVLGHSDNCWMPPSLGPYQQPKSPLSTFAPQKEWVKKDKLVNGHTLTRTWKEDSNRNQFSDRKQYGSGEAHFNTGNHMTDIPLANLKSYKQASGPPESPKEHQL
- the PCDH9 gene encoding protocadherin-9 isoform X6, encoding MDLRDFYLLAALIACLRLDSAIAQELIYTIREELPENVPIGNIPKDLNISHINAATGTSTSLVYRLVSKAGDAPLVKVSSTTGEIFTTSNRIDREKLCAGASYAEENECFFELEVVILPNDFFRLIKIKIIVKDTNDNAPMFPSPVINISIPENTLINSRFPIPSATDPDTGFNGVQHYELLNGQNVFGLDIVETPEGEKWPQLIVQQNLDREQKDTYVMKIKVEDGGTPQKSSTAILQVTVSDVNDNRPVFKESQVEVHIPENAPVGTSVIQLHATDADVGSNAEIRYIFGAQVAPATKRLFALNNTTGLITVQRSLDREETAIHKVTVLASDGSSTPARATVTINVTDVNDNPPNIDLRYIISPINGTVYLSEKDPVNTKIALITVSDKDTDVNGKVICFIEREVPFHLKAVYDNQYLLETSSLLDYEGTKEFSFKIVASDSGKPSLNQTALVRVKLEDENDNPPIFSQPVIELSVSENNRRGLYLTTISATDEDSGKNADIVYQLGPNASFFDLDRKTGVLTASRVFDREEQERFIFTVTARDNGTPPLQSQAAVIVTVLDENDNSPKFTHNHFQFFVSENLPKYSTVGVITVTDADAGENKAVTLSILNDNENFVLDPYSGVIKSNVSFDREQQSSYTFDVKAIDGGQPPRSSTAKVTINVMDVNDNSPVVIYPPSNTSFKLVPLSAIPGSVVAEVFAVDIDTGMNAELKYTIVSGNNKGLFRIDPVTGNITLEEKPAPTDVGLHRLVVNISDLGYPKSLHTLVLVFLYVNDTAGNASYIYDLIRRTMETPLDRNIGDSSQPYQNEDYLTIMIAIVAGAMVVIVVIFVTVLVRCRHASRFKAAQRSKQGAEWMSPNQENKQNKKKKRKKRKSPKSSLLNFVTIEESKPDDAVHEPINGTISLPAELEEQSIGRFDWGTAPPTTFKPNSPDLAKHYKSASPQSAFHLKPDTPLSVKKHHVIQELPLDNTFVGGCDTLSKRSSTSSDHFSASECSSQGGFKTKGPLHTRQMGLLVHED
- the PCDH9 gene encoding protocadherin-9 isoform X3, which encodes MDLRDFYLLAALIACLRLDSAIAQELIYTIREELPENVPIGNIPKDLNISHINAATGTSTSLVYRLVSKAGDAPLVKVSSTTGEIFTTSNRIDREKLCAGASYAEENECFFELEVVILPNDFFRLIKIKIIVKDTNDNAPMFPSPVINISIPENTLINSRFPIPSATDPDTGFNGVQHYELLNGQNVFGLDIVETPEGEKWPQLIVQQNLDREQKDTYVMKIKVEDGGTPQKSSTAILQVTVSDVNDNRPVFKESQVEVHIPENAPVGTSVIQLHATDADVGSNAEIRYIFGAQVAPATKRLFALNNTTGLITVQRSLDREETAIHKVTVLASDGSSTPARATVTINVTDVNDNPPNIDLRYIISPINGTVYLSEKDPVNTKIALITVSDKDTDVNGKVICFIEREVPFHLKAVYDNQYLLETSSLLDYEGTKEFSFKIVASDSGKPSLNQTALVRVKLEDENDNPPIFSQPVIELSVSENNRRGLYLTTISATDEDSGKNADIVYQLGPNASFFDLDRKTGVLTASRVFDREEQERFIFTVTARDNGTPPLQSQAAVIVTVLDENDNSPKFTHNHFQFFVSENLPKYSTVGVITVTDADAGENKAVTLSILNDNENFVLDPYSGVIKSNVSFDREQQSSYTFDVKAIDGGQPPRSSTAKVTINVMDVNDNSPVVIYPPSNTSFKLVPLSAIPGSVVAEVFAVDIDTGMNAELKYTIVSGNNKGLFRIDPVTGNITLEEKPAPTDVGLHRLVVNISDLGYPKSLHTLVLVFLYVNDTAGNASYIYDLIRRTMETPLDRNIGDSSQPYQNEDYLTIMIAIVAGAMVVIVVIFVTVLVRCRHASRFKAAQRSKQGAEWMSPNQENKQNKKKKRKKRKSPKSSLLNFVTIEESKPDDAVHEPINGTISLPAELEEQSIGRFDWGTAPPTTFKPNSPDLAKHYKSASPQSAFHLKPDTPLSVKKHHVIQELPLDNTFVGGCDTLSKRSSTSSDHFSASECSSQGGFKTKGPLHTRQALNFGDMPKYLWEIWVPDKPWVPQDEFYDQASPDKRTEADGNSDPNSDGPLGPRGLAEATEMCTQECLVLGHSDNCWMPPSLGPYQQPKSPLSTFAPQKEWVKKDKLVNGHTLTRTWKEDSNRNQFSDRKQYGSGEAHFNTGNHMTDIPLANLKSYKQASGPPESPKEHQL
- the PCDH9 gene encoding protocadherin-9 isoform X5, whose protein sequence is MDLRDFYLLAALIACLRLDSAIAQELIYTIREELPENVPIGNIPKDLNISHINAATGTSTSLVYRLVSKAGDAPLVKVSSTTGEIFTTSNRIDREKLCAGASYAEENECFFELEVVILPNDFFRLIKIKIIVKDTNDNAPMFPSPVINISIPENTLINSRFPIPSATDPDTGFNGVQHYELLNGQNVFGLDIVETPEGEKWPQLIVQQNLDREQKDTYVMKIKVEDGGTPQKSSTAILQVTVSDVNDNRPVFKESQVEVHIPENAPVGTSVIQLHATDADVGSNAEIRYIFGAQVAPATKRLFALNNTTGLITVQRSLDREETAIHKVTVLASDGSSTPARATVTINVTDVNDNPPNIDLRYIISPINGTVYLSEKDPVNTKIALITVSDKDTDVNGKVICFIEREVPFHLKAVYDNQYLLETSSLLDYEGTKEFSFKIVASDSGKPSLNQTALVRVKLEDENDNPPIFSQPVIELSVSENNRRGLYLTTISATDEDSGKNADIVYQLGPNASFFDLDRKTGVLTASRVFDREEQERFIFTVTARDNGTPPLQSQAAVIVTVLDENDNSPKFTHNHFQFFVSENLPKYSTVGVITVTDADAGENKAVTLSILNDNENFVLDPYSGVIKSNVSFDREQQSSYTFDVKAIDGGQPPRSSTAKVTINVMDVNDNSPVVIYPPSNTSFKLVPLSAIPGSVVAEVFAVDIDTGMNAELKYTIVSGNNKGLFRIDPVTGNITLEEKPAPTDVGLHRLVVNISDLGYPKSLHTLVLVFLYVNDTAGNASYIYDLIRRTMETPLDRNIGDSSQPYQNEDYLTIMIAIVAGAMVVIVVIFVTVLVRCRHASRFKAAQRSKQGAEWMSPNQENKQNKKKKRKKRKSPKSSLLNFVTIEESKPDDAVHEPINGTISLPAELEEQSIGRFDWGTAPPTTFKPNSPDLAKHYKSASPQSAFHLKPDTPLSVKKHHVIQELPLDNTFVGGCDTLSKRSSTSSDHFSASECSSQGGFKTKGPLHTRQMLHPSEDPLLYNIFLTKLPTRQ
- the PCDH9 gene encoding protocadherin-9 isoform X2, producing MDLRDFYLLAALIACLRLDSAIAQELIYTIREELPENVPIGNIPKDLNISHINAATGTSTSLVYRLVSKAGDAPLVKVSSTTGEIFTTSNRIDREKLCAGASYAEENECFFELEVVILPNDFFRLIKIKIIVKDTNDNAPMFPSPVINISIPENTLINSRFPIPSATDPDTGFNGVQHYELLNGQNVFGLDIVETPEGEKWPQLIVQQNLDREQKDTYVMKIKVEDGGTPQKSSTAILQVTVSDVNDNRPVFKESQVEVHIPENAPVGTSVIQLHATDADVGSNAEIRYIFGAQVAPATKRLFALNNTTGLITVQRSLDREETAIHKVTVLASDGSSTPARATVTINVTDVNDNPPNIDLRYIISPINGTVYLSEKDPVNTKIALITVSDKDTDVNGKVICFIEREVPFHLKAVYDNQYLLETSSLLDYEGTKEFSFKIVASDSGKPSLNQTALVRVKLEDENDNPPIFSQPVIELSVSENNRRGLYLTTISATDEDSGKNADIVYQLGPNASFFDLDRKTGVLTASRVFDREEQERFIFTVTARDNGTPPLQSQAAVIVTVLDENDNSPKFTHNHFQFFVSENLPKYSTVGVITVTDADAGENKAVTLSILNDNENFVLDPYSGVIKSNVSFDREQQSSYTFDVKAIDGGQPPRSSTAKVTINVMDVNDNSPVVIYPPSNTSFKLVPLSAIPGSVVAEVFAVDIDTGMNAELKYTIVSGNNKGLFRIDPVTGNITLEEKPAPTDVGLHRLVVNISDLGYPKSLHTLVLVFLYVNDTAGNASYIYDLIRRTMETPLDRNIGDSSQPYQNEDYLTIMIAIVAGAMVVIVVIFVTVLVRCRHASRFKAAQRSKQGAEWMSPNQENKQNKKKKRKKRKSPKSSLLNFVTIEESKPDDAVHEPINGTISLPAELEEQSIGRFDWGTAPPTTFKPNSPDLAKHYKSASPQSAFHLKPDTPLSVKKHHVIQELPLDNTFVGGCDTLSKRSSTSSDHFSASECSSQGGFKTKGPLHTRQSQRRVTFHLPDGSQESCSDSGLGDHEPVGSGTLISHPLPLVQPQDEFYDQASPDKRTEADGNSDPNSDGPLGPRGLAEATEMCTQECLVLGHSDNCWMPPSLGPYQQPKSPLSTFAPQKEWVKKDKLVNGHTLTRTWKEDSNRNQFSDRKQYGSGEAHFNTGNHMTDIPLANLKSYKQASGPPESPKEHQL
- the PCDH9 gene encoding protocadherin-9 isoform X1 produces the protein MDLRDFYLLAALIACLRLDSAIAQELIYTIREELPENVPIGNIPKDLNISHINAATGTSTSLVYRLVSKAGDAPLVKVSSTTGEIFTTSNRIDREKLCAGASYAEENECFFELEVVILPNDFFRLIKIKIIVKDTNDNAPMFPSPVINISIPENTLINSRFPIPSATDPDTGFNGVQHYELLNGQNVFGLDIVETPEGEKWPQLIVQQNLDREQKDTYVMKIKVEDGGTPQKSSTAILQVTVSDVNDNRPVFKESQVEVHIPENAPVGTSVIQLHATDADVGSNAEIRYIFGAQVAPATKRLFALNNTTGLITVQRSLDREETAIHKVTVLASDGSSTPARATVTINVTDVNDNPPNIDLRYIISPINGTVYLSEKDPVNTKIALITVSDKDTDVNGKVICFIEREVPFHLKAVYDNQYLLETSSLLDYEGTKEFSFKIVASDSGKPSLNQTALVRVKLEDENDNPPIFSQPVIELSVSENNRRGLYLTTISATDEDSGKNADIVYQLGPNASFFDLDRKTGVLTASRVFDREEQERFIFTVTARDNGTPPLQSQAAVIVTVLDENDNSPKFTHNHFQFFVSENLPKYSTVGVITVTDADAGENKAVTLSILNDNENFVLDPYSGVIKSNVSFDREQQSSYTFDVKAIDGGQPPRSSTAKVTINVMDVNDNSPVVIYPPSNTSFKLVPLSAIPGSVVAEVFAVDIDTGMNAELKYTIVSGNNKGLFRIDPVTGNITLEEKPAPTDVGLHRLVVNISDLGYPKSLHTLVLVFLYVNDTAGNASYIYDLIRRTMETPLDRNIGDSSQPYQNEDYLTIMIAIVAGAMVVIVVIFVTVLVRCRHASRFKAAQRSKQGAEWMSPNQENKQNKKKKRKKRKSPKSSLLNFVTIEESKPDDAVHEPINGTISLPAELEEQSIGRFDWGTAPPTTFKPNSPDLAKHYKSASPQSAFHLKPDTPLSVKKHHVIQELPLDNTFVGGCDTLSKRSSTSSDHFSASECSSQGGFKTKGPLHTRQALNFGDMPKYLWEIWVPDKPWVSQRRVTFHLPDGSQESCSDSGLGDHEPVGSGTLISHPLPLVQPQDEFYDQASPDKRTEADGNSDPNSDGPLGPRGLAEATEMCTQECLVLGHSDNCWMPPSLGPYQQPKSPLSTFAPQKEWVKKDKLVNGHTLTRTWKEDSNRNQFSDRKQYGSGEAHFNTGNHMTDIPLANLKSYKQASGPPESPKEHQL